CCAGTTGCGGTCGTCCACGGTGGCCTGGGTGCGGTCCAGGACGATGCCGCCGACCAGCAGCAGGAGGCTCGCCAGCACGATGGCGATGTTGCCCTTCAGGTCCTTGTACATGTTGAGCATCCAGGCCAGCATGACCAGCCCCATCGTGCCGCCCATGGTGAGCGCCATGAGCACCCGGCTCTCGCTGAACTGGACGTGGCTCCACTCCCACGTGGAGGCGAACATCGTCCAGTACATGACGACCATGGCCGTCAGGATCATGGCGGCGAAGCGCAGGTACATCTTCGTCTGGTGCGACATCCCGCCGCCGTTCTCCTCCGTGCCCTTCTCGGTGCCCTGGGCGTCCTTCTCCGTGGCCATGTCCGGGTCTCCGTCCTGTCGTCGTGGGGAGGCGCCGCGCACCGCCGGTGCCGGCGGCAGGCAGGCCTGAGGCGAGCCGGCCTCCCCGGCCGCATGCCCGTACGGTCGTACGGGCAAACGACGCGTCGGCGTGCCCCGTCGTGCCCGGACGCGCGGACGCCCCGGTCCGCACGAGGCGGGCCGGGGCGTCCGGGTGAGGGCCTTACCGCAGGTCGAAGCGGTCGAGCTCCATGACCTTGACCCAGGCGGTGACGAAGTCCCGCACGAACAGCTCCTGGGCGTCATCGGCCGCGTAGACCTCGACGATGCCGCGCAGGATCGAGTTCGAGTTGAACACCAGGTCGGCGGCGGTCGCCGTCCGCACGACGGTCCCGTCGGCGTCCAGGCCCTC
The Modestobacter marinus DNA segment above includes these coding regions:
- a CDS encoding DUF305 domain-containing protein — its product is MATEKDAQGTEKGTEENGGGMSHQTKMYLRFAAMILTAMVVMYWTMFASTWEWSHVQFSESRVLMALTMGGTMGLVMLAWMLNMYKDLKGNIAIVLASLLLLVGGIVLDRTQATVDDRNWMSAMIPHHSLAITRSERADIDDVRVCQLAVDIIVAQEKEIAEMEWLIEDIEENGEAETAAEAQARPVPEFDGSALRDCADLTEQSSAQP